Proteins from one Physeter macrocephalus isolate SW-GA chromosome 16, ASM283717v5, whole genome shotgun sequence genomic window:
- the LOC112066890 gene encoding 40S ribosomal protein S29-like — protein sequence MGHQQLYWSHLGKFGQGSRSNRHGVIQEYGLNIRHLCFCQYVKDIGFIRLD from the coding sequence ATGGGTCACCAGCAGCTCTACTGGAGCCATCTGGGAAAATTCGGCCAGGGTTCTCGCTCAAACCGGCACGGTGTGATCCAGGAATATGGCCTCAATATACGCCACCTGTGTTTCTGCCAGTACGTGAAGGACATTGGCTTCATTAGGTTGGACTAA